A segment of the Lycium ferocissimum isolate CSIRO_LF1 chromosome 10, AGI_CSIRO_Lferr_CH_V1, whole genome shotgun sequence genome:
TCagttaaatttttttacttctttattttatgtGATCAATATGCTCAGTTTCCTGAATTTATGTAGCAGTGATAAATATGCTCAGTTTCCTGAATTTTATGTAGCAGTGTACGAACTTGAAGCACTAGTCCTAACATGTAACTTGATTCTCTTCTATATCATGTTACACTTTAGTAACATGAGATATTGGCTAAAGAAGAGCAATAACATGGTTCCACTGCAAATGAGTTAATTGTTCACATGGGGGTGATTAAGAAAAAAGGCAAGGAACATGAGAAACTGTAATTTGATATGAACATAAATTCATTAACTATAATTTCACATATTACACATAGTCTGAGTATGCACACAGTCCACCTATTCCAACGATACCATAAATACTACTTTAATGAAAGTAATACACCAACTAAATATGAACTAGTAGAGAAAAACTTCTTTGCACAATTTATCCAAAAGAAATACATATAATCCATAAAAACTTAGCTGCTTTCAAAGTATTGAAACAAAAGAATACTTCATAGCTGTTTTTTCAGCTTCAAAACAACACCAGCAGTGAGAAATAAGACCAAAACATCATTCCTACTAAACAAGACCAGCAAGATCATGTGTCTTCATCTTACTTACAAGTCAAACCTATCAATGCTCATTTCTTTTTGGTTCTACCTTTCTGTTTTTTTGCTTTTACCACGCTGCTTTTTCATTCTACCATGCTGGTCAAGAAAGTGACTTCCAGTGGCACAACGTTTACGAAAATTTTTACACTTCGGCCTTATTGATGGTTCACCATGTTGAATAGTTGCAGTCACTTGCGAAAAATCACAAGCGTCGCTAGCATCCTCCAAATCATTTCCATCCACTTCATCGTTTGCATCATCCAATTCAATACCTTCTATATCATCCAACTCAAGTGACGAAAGACTCGGATCCCTTGAATATTGCGGAGTCTGTGGTGTCATGTATAGCACAATCTGAGTATTAGTTGGTTGATATGTCATACTTGATGCCTGAGTGAATTCCTGAGTATCCCTTGAAGTAGAACCAATATCACAATCTGCTGCTTCTTGATCATCTCCCGTGGCTGCTTGGGCATCTTGTGTGGCCTGATGCgcttcatccatttcaacaggCATTCGTCCTCTCTCAATAGCACACTCCCTCCTACCAGTAACACCGCCTTTTCATCGCCTACGAACAGAGGGACGTAAATGGTTAGCCTGTACCTCATCTTTTCTATAATCGGCTTGTACATGAATCCTATCATCCTCGTGCACATATGTCAAGCACTTGTCACCTTCATCCCACAGCATTGCACGAAACATGTAAAATTCCTCCGGTAATGGCAAATCACTGGGTGATTTTGCTTTATCGACCATCATATGAATATAACGCACTTGctcataataaattaattattaacCAATTAATTTAGCAACTGACTtagacattttttatttttttttgcaactgACTTCCATATCATGCCTCAGCCATCAGGCACTTACTATGTGCTTAATTAGAACTACTAATTATAAGAAATCTTAACAACACCATAACTTCAAAGCAACAATTAGAGAGTTGCAAAACATTCAGCAATTACTCAAATACATTTATCCATCCCATATGCAGTTTGGAATAAGTGGTCAATAACCAGAATCATTTTGAAGCtcaaattgaataaaaaagaaCTCTCAAACAGGAcaataatgatattaaattgATCTTCAATACGATTTTCAGTAACCCCACAGAGCTAGCTTCAATTATATAACTTGTTTCTACAGAAATATAAGCTAAAGGAACCATAACCCAAGAATATCAGTAGTGAAAAAAGAAGACCCTAAAACTACTGTCTAAAATTGAACAATCATGGATCCCATCTCAATTCCTATATGCATCAGGGACTCAAACCCCATGTGATTTTTGCTACTACTTGCCAAACTTTACTACCCAAATCAATCAATATTctcttcaacaacacaattatcCGAAACACATTCAGCATAACATCATTACCATTCCTTTAAGTTTAAGCTCCTTAGGAACTTTCCCAATATGCTCCAAATTCGTCAAAGCATTAGCAGCAGAAGCAAACAAGGGTtcagtaaccaaacaagagtcTTCACTAAAAAGACAGTATTTTTGCACAAAAGAACAGAGAGTGACAAGATATTGCTTCATTTAAAAGATTAAAATCCtaaaccaaacaaaataaaatcagtcgcgtgtacatacatacaagTAATTGGGTATTCACCAAGAACACAATATatagaagacaaaaaaaaaccaaaatagagATATCAAGATTGTGTGTATGTACCTACAAGTATTTAGGAATCAAAATCCCAACAGTCTTTCCAAGAAGACAATACATACAACAACCAATAAAGAAACAAATATAACAACAAACTGTTATTAGATTCAAATGGTTAAATCTCTAAACCCCCCAACAAAGAATAAGTATTTGGGTTATTGAGAAAAAATACCTTTGTGAATATTGATTTGCCCAGGGTTTTGGTTCAAAGTTAAAAGGTAAACACAGGTCGTAGAAAAACATGGTTGTTGAACCAAGTCAAATTATCGCCAagtattcctccatcatccaaaagagaaacaaagaagaagagaaaacaacTAGAACTCAATACCAACAGAATGTAGGTTTCTATTCCTATGTGTGAAGAAAAACATACCtcaatcaaagaaaaaattctCCATCCCAAGCTTTTCAAATGATTTTTGATAGCACAATCGCAAATAATGCAAAGCTTTGAAAGTTTCTCAGCTATGATTTGtggaatttcatgaaattcagtagtgaatttttgttttttcagcTATAGTTGTGGTGGGGGTTGGGAAcgagggtttagggtttaggtcAATTGGGATATGTTTTTATCGTGATATTATTTTAACAGTATATATATGGGCTAGAGTAAAAAGTATGCGACATCGCTTTGAAAGAGGGACAATTACTAATACTTATACCAAACGGGCCGGGTAACTTCTCTTATACCatgaaccaaacgaccactaacAAGATTACATGCGACATATTAGCCATAATACGTTACCTATGGTAGCGTATTATCTTTAACCACTAACCCCCTTTTTTGCCCGTtggtttttttaataaaataatacctAATATATTACTCAGGAATACGTTTATTCTAGTtctgtaaattttaaaaaaaaaaacgtattaTTTTAGTGAATTGGATTAAATAATGACTTACTTCGGTAAAAAATTCCACGATTTGTTGACGGAGACACATTTTAAGCTCCATGACCCTCTAACTGCAACTCAGTCTGTCCCAACTCCATGAATTGTAACGTTGAGTCGAATCTAGCCACCTTTCCATTTGTACAACGGGTTCAAACTAAGAATCTTAAAAGGTTGAACCCACAGagtttaaatcctggatccgctcCTGTTACAATCCCCCTCTTCAGTTGAATAGTTCTCTCTGCCTGGCTCCACAATATTTAACATGAAGCTGAAGAATCTCCCTAGTTTATACTGGGACAGGACATAATGTAAATAGGAGGAATCCTATATTAATTTGAGGTTTTTTGTGATCCTAATACCCCTTCCTCTTTGTATAAGATTGAGTTTGTTTAATCTTCATTAGGGATTGGGCGGTAAGGTTTAGTCCTCTTCTTATGTACATATAATTTTAAGAACTTAATATACGAGGTAGAGATCAATGTTGAACCCCTTCGATGGTCACTCAAAATTTACATTATTGCAATAAAGTTActtaactattttttttgtaacaaacATAATCACTCAACTTTACCTAAGTATCACGAAAGTcactaaactattttttatGATAAAAAAGTCAATCAGCTTATAATTTGTCTAAGTATTATAGAAAGTCATTAAGAGGaaataaaaatgacattttatatGATACTTAGGCATAATTGAATGACTTTTTGGTTATAACATTACTTGCTTAGCTACTCTTTATGATACTAAGACAAAGATCGGGGGTTCTattgttacaaaaaaataatatgacTTTTGTGATATTTAGGCGAAGTAGcttgattttctaaaaatacTTTAGTGACTTTGGTgtagtaaaataaaaattgattgATCATTCGCGAAACTAATGCAGAATATAATTACATCCGGACGTACTTACTATTTTTTAAGTTATTCAGAAAATTAGTTAAGTTGAGAAAGTTAAGACCGCTAGGGACTAAGGAGCGCTAGCGTAGCAGGCTAGCAGCTAACATATTTTAGCAGTTTTAATTGTTGAAAGTATGTTTAAGCCCAACTCGTTTTCGCACAATTATCAAGCAAATTGGCCATACGGAGTATATttagtaggtgtttggccatgaaaaccaaatatttttcactttatttggaattttggagttggagttgaagatggagttgtgtttggttatagtttttgcaaataatatttggttgtttgaatgtattgaaagtgaaaaaaaaaaaaagtgaaaacaaggttttagttgttttccaaattccaaatataaaattttcattgtcaaacgctgattttcaaataaaatggaataattttccgggaaaaagtgaaaaaatttcatggccaaacgggtacTTAATGGCTGACAATGAAATTGtgaaaatctatatataatataaagtgaAAGATAGGCATGGATTGATATGCACTTTACATGGCAAGacgtatttatcttttttttgacattttttccttctttcatctCTTTTAGTCTATTAAAATAAATAGCCCACGTAATTCTTTGCCCTTTTACAAGCACACGTCTGCACATATCCTAATTTTCAGTTACAACATTACGTGCACGTCATGGAAAACTTGAAAGGCCCTATCACTCTTAATTACAGAATTTAAAGGGGCCAATTATCCTCCATTAATCCTTAACTTCTAATGCCCCTTACCTCAATATATTCTCATGGAGTATGGGATACTACCATACCAGAATATTGATAGGGTTCTGTAATTACGTTTTAGCAAAAACATTTGGGGtactattttctttattttgtagtAAGATTTTTTCTTAGATTTTGAtactattttctttattatgttgtaaTGGATTTTTCTGTTTCACGTTATAAGTACTTGGTGTGATTTGTTTGGGAATAAGAATTTCGTAATGTTCATCAAGTTGATACAAAATAAAGGGCTTTTTTCAATATTGAGAATTGGAATCATACTTTGCAAATGGAATTAGAGGTAATTGTTCTGTTTAATTATCAAATTTgctattttaactttttttctttcattttctattATCACATgtcatttatatttttgttttcaatgAATCTTCAATTTTATAGGTGCTAGATCTAACCGAAAATTAGGTCTCTGatcattttttttgaatttgctATAATTTTGTTAGCGTTCggaatataatttctttttttattaatatgCGCTGCAAAAGGATATGATTTGAAAAggtatttatattcaaaaaggatGCTGGATTAAGTGTACTTCACTCTTTGTATGATGTGCTGGAATTATCAGGATATGGAAGTAATGACAATAGCAATTTGCTATACTTTTTGCTTGATATGACCGAAAATGGTGTAACAATTTCCAATCAGAAGCTCTCTTGGAATATGAGGAGTAAGAGCCAAAGAGCCGAAAATAGTCTCTTGGACGTGACTTTAACACAGTAGTTTGAAGGGACTGTTATTTTTCACACACAGTCACAGATATACTTATATTTTCGCTTTTTTATTAATGAAAGTTGATTATCGTTGAGGGGATAACTATAAATTTTGTAATTAGGATTGCCACTTAGCTCTTCTCTCCTTTTGGGGCCTTTTTATCCTCATTTATGTGctatattaaaagaaaataacttttctaCCCCtcttaattatattaaatatgctatgttagaaaaactgaaaaatattattaaattctATTCTCATAAGTCATAACTACACAATTACACCgactaaaatttattaaattctaCGAAGCGTTTCTGCCTCTTTACATCCCTtcttgcacacacacacacacccaaacataaaccaagcatgaccatatatatatatatatatatatatatatatatatatatatatatatagagagagagagagagagagagagagagagagagagagagagagagagagagaaatcatatatacaatataaatgTTTTTTTAGTCCGAATCTAACTCACATTTCTATTCCTCATTTGCTTctaattttctttagcttcttTTTGAATTCTTAGGTTCTTGCTACTGActtttgatgttgttcatattcTTTCTCTTTAACCGTAAGTACTCCCATTAACTACTACAACTAAACCATGTAGGACTAATTATTTGTAGAGAAACATATTCAGAAACATATTTATGAATTTCACATCAAATtagaaggacaaaaaaaaaaagatttgctTCAAGATTTCGGAGAGAAAGTTCTTTTGAATAGAAGGTAACGTTTTTGAGAGAAAGATTTACCAACAAACataaataattgttgatataatcttttcttctaatttttcttctttgtgttcttttatttatttatttattattattataaaaatacgAGAAATTAtggaaaaagataaaattaactGTCTTTTTATAATGTTTTTGCTTTTCTCTCTCATTTTTTGTGCAAACATCTAATAACTTTgatttcttcctcttctcttACTTAAAGCATTTGCATAGTAGCTGTCGAATAGAACtaaattgaaagaaatttatACAGTAATtgacaaattaattaattaaaagagaTAAATTATTCGTTTTCTATTTCTAAGTCTCCAATTTGTAATATCTGAAGTGTTTCTTTTCTCACATTCTTAGCTCTTGATCTATGTATATTGATATTTATTGTAGTTGTTCACTATTtgtgcccaaaaaaaaaaaaaaacaatgtgGCAAGATTAAAGTTAATCTCAAAAAATATTTGTACTTGTGATTTAATTGTTGTATACATATAGACGAACATTTCACTTTTGTACTGACAATTTATAGAAAGACTAATTAAAAGTTTCACTAAATTTTTTACTAACCGGGCGAAGCGCGGACAATACCACTAGTAATATAGTAAGAGTCGAATATTTGGGAGGTGGATTAGTTGACCTCCCAATTATATATACCAGAATATACATATTGAATTATGAGTCTCAGTAAGGATCTAAGGGTAAAAGTTGTTCAACTGCTGGatcattattactattattattaaacAGCCTGGACTAGTGGACTTGCACACCTAGCCATCTTGCGTCTTGaggaaactgtttttttttttttttttttttttgaatatgtaTACTATAATTTGTCCactgaaataaaaatatttattcgaTCCTtatttgaatgaatttggatgTCCCGGTAATAAATTGACCATGACAACattttgtttactttttttaCAGATATGTATACTATAATTTGTCCactgaaataaaaatatttattcgaTCCTTATTTGAATGAATTTAGATGTCCCGGTAATAAATTGACCATAACAACattttgtttactttttttatAGATCTCACCCTTCATTTTCAAGATAGATCAAGAAGCCACTCTAGATCATCTTTGTTTTTCACTTGTTTTGTTTCTAGAAAGCAATTAACAAACGATCCGTTAAATGATAGTATTTGCTTCCGCTTGAAAACATTTCATGTTCACTCCTTAATGATATAATTAAGATGCTTGCTTTGACTTGAACATGGAAAAATCTatgatgatatattttgatgaaaaaaatatatttccttCTCATTCTTATCCAtccaaaattaattaattaagagatataatatttattatgaACTCATCCGAGGTTCAACATCTAATTTTGCAATAACCACATTAAGTCAATTACCCATGGCTAATAAATAATACTTACATTAATAGCTGCATATTTtttaggccaaacccatcgacaaatACGCATCTGTGCATCCACTTTTTCACTTGACAAAAGTGGCCCTTGTTCGTTTAGACACTTCAAAGTGGGTCATTCCTAtttcacttagacactttttgcaccgttatcggagcaaaaccaacaccgatcgtctcctacgtggattaagtggccaattaaattgtgccaattaaattgtgccaactcaattaaattgtgccaactcattttaattgtaaattcactaatttgtaaattcgtggagttttgaccattaaaaattggggcttttgggctggttggatgtgtaatgaggtggcgccccctttggtgttggttttgctcagataacggtgcaaaaagtgtctaagtggaataggaatgacccacctgaagtgtTTAAACGGAACAAGGGTCattttaggtgctcaagtgaaagaagtagacgaccacaggtgtctgtcgatgggtttggcctattTTTTACCTCATTTTCTTGCTACGTCAACATGGCCATGGAACCGAGTGGTAGGCCATTGACTAATTCCTTTTAATTCCACTGAGAAgtttaagagcctgtttggaagcTAAGTCAAACaggtcaacttatttttttgggtttattttaagcacaaaatggcttataagctggttagccaaacactcaaaaaagttgAAAACGATATTCAAagaacttataagctaagccaaacgggctctaggtATCTGACTTATAGtttgaaactttttttcttttcgatgTTAATATTTATCCCCCGCACAAGCAAGAGgatgaaaaaaattgattaatgTGCACTTATTCCtcttaattt
Coding sequences within it:
- the LOC132034423 gene encoding uncharacterized protein LOC132034423 — its product is MPVEMDEAHQATQDAQAATGDDQEAADCDIGSTSRDTQEFTQASSMTYQPTNTQIVLYMTPQTPQYSRDPSLSSLELDDIEGIELDDANDEVDGNDLEDASDACDFSQVTATIQHGEPSIRPKCKNFRKRCATGSHFLDQHGRMKKQRGKSKKTER